The proteins below are encoded in one region of Rhizobacter sp.:
- a CDS encoding PQQ-dependent sugar dehydrogenase, which produces MTTRALPGLLAAPLLVASAWAQAAPAGCAPLETRSANATSQRPAFAGQTRACAAPRSAPVKVTVLATGLVKPWAVEPLPDGNLLVTEKPGRMRIVSASGQLGAPLAGLPAVDARGQGGLLDVALSPTFASDRTVYWSYSEPRSGGNGTSVARGVLSADRTRLEQVRVILRTLPTYDGDKHFGSRLAFGPDGMLYVTMGERSDRATRPQAQAVDSHLGKILRIKPDGSVPPDNPFVDRAGARPEIWSLGHRNVQAAAFDPQGHFWVVEMGARGGDELNRIEKGKNYGWPLIAYGEEYSGLSIGSGATAREGLEQPVYYWDPVIAPSGAQWYTGEAFPAWKGNLFVGGMKDRKLVRLVLDGQRVVAEEWLLAERGKRVRDVRQDAAGALFIVTDEDDGEVWKLTPGP; this is translated from the coding sequence ATGACGACGCGCGCGCTCCCGGGGCTGCTGGCGGCCCCGCTCCTCGTGGCCTCGGCTTGGGCGCAGGCGGCTCCTGCCGGCTGTGCGCCGCTCGAAACCCGCAGCGCCAACGCCACGTCGCAGCGCCCGGCCTTCGCCGGGCAGACCCGCGCCTGCGCCGCGCCGCGCAGCGCGCCGGTGAAGGTCACCGTGCTGGCCACCGGGCTGGTCAAGCCCTGGGCGGTGGAGCCGCTGCCCGACGGCAACCTGCTCGTCACCGAAAAGCCCGGCCGCATGCGCATCGTCTCGGCCAGCGGCCAACTCGGCGCGCCCCTCGCGGGCCTGCCCGCCGTCGACGCACGCGGGCAAGGCGGCCTGCTCGACGTGGCGCTCAGCCCCACGTTCGCCAGCGACCGCACCGTCTACTGGAGCTACTCGGAACCCCGCAGCGGCGGCAACGGCACCAGCGTGGCCCGCGGGGTGCTGTCGGCCGACCGCACGCGGCTGGAGCAGGTGCGCGTGATCCTGCGCACCCTGCCCACCTATGACGGCGACAAGCATTTCGGCTCGCGCCTCGCCTTCGGCCCCGACGGCATGCTCTACGTGACGATGGGCGAACGCTCCGACCGCGCCACGCGCCCGCAAGCGCAGGCAGTGGACAGCCACCTCGGCAAGATCCTGCGCATCAAGCCCGACGGCAGCGTGCCGCCCGACAATCCCTTCGTCGACCGCGCCGGCGCACGGCCCGAGATCTGGTCGCTCGGGCACCGCAACGTGCAGGCCGCGGCCTTCGATCCGCAGGGGCACTTCTGGGTCGTCGAGATGGGTGCGCGCGGCGGCGACGAACTCAACCGCATCGAGAAGGGCAAGAACTACGGCTGGCCGCTCATCGCCTATGGCGAGGAATATTCCGGCCTCTCGATCGGCTCGGGTGCCACTGCGCGCGAGGGCCTCGAACAACCCGTCTACTACTGGGACCCGGTCATCGCGCCTTCGGGCGCGCAGTGGTACACCGGCGAGGCCTTCCCGGCGTGGAAGGGCAACCTCTTCGTCGGCGGCATGAAAGACCGCAAGCTCGTGCGCCTCGTCCTCGACGGCCAGCGCGTGGTGGCCGAAGAGTGGCTGCTGGCCGAGCGCGGCAAGCGCGTGCGCGACGTGCGGCAAGACGCAGCCGGCGCGCTCTTCATCGTGACGGACGAAGACGACGGCGAGGTCTGGAAGCTCACGCCGGGGCCTTGA
- a CDS encoding Tim44 domain-containing protein, with the protein MKHFLLSTLIAVSGLGLVAEGVEAKRLGGGSTSGFKRQTPPPQQPNPATPATPATPAATPNATAPAAAAGPAAAAAAAPKRSWMGPIAGLAAGLGLAALFSHLGLGAEMANFLMIALLAVAAFFLIRVLMRRFGPAPARTPALATPGGMQFAGHGAPAFGSGSAAGSTSPVVTPQPVAGRVPAGFDADAFVRVAKLIFIRMQAANDAANLDDLRQFSTPEMFAVFRLELQDRKGAAQKTDVVQLDAEVVDYAEERDQYIVSVRFHGLIREESEQAAEPFDEVWHLVKPTDGSREWAIAGIAQREASA; encoded by the coding sequence ATGAAACATTTCCTGCTGAGCACGTTGATCGCGGTGTCGGGCCTCGGCCTCGTGGCCGAAGGTGTCGAGGCCAAGCGGCTGGGCGGCGGCTCGACCTCCGGCTTCAAGCGGCAGACGCCCCCTCCGCAGCAGCCGAACCCCGCGACACCCGCCACACCCGCCACACCCGCTGCCACGCCCAACGCCACCGCACCGGCCGCTGCGGCAGGCCCGGCCGCCGCCGCTGCTGCCGCCCCCAAGCGCTCGTGGATGGGCCCGATCGCCGGGCTGGCCGCCGGCCTCGGCCTGGCCGCGCTCTTCAGCCACCTCGGCCTCGGCGCCGAGATGGCCAACTTCCTCATGATCGCCTTGCTGGCGGTCGCGGCCTTCTTCCTCATCCGCGTGCTGATGCGCCGCTTCGGGCCGGCCCCGGCGCGCACGCCGGCTCTCGCCACGCCGGGCGGCATGCAGTTCGCCGGCCACGGCGCGCCCGCGTTCGGCTCCGGCTCGGCTGCCGGTTCGACCAGCCCGGTGGTGACGCCGCAGCCGGTGGCGGGCCGCGTGCCGGCCGGGTTCGACGCCGATGCCTTCGTGCGCGTCGCCAAGCTGATCTTCATCCGCATGCAGGCGGCCAACGACGCGGCCAACCTCGACGACCTGCGCCAGTTCTCCACGCCGGAAATGTTTGCGGTGTTCCGCCTCGAGCTGCAAGACCGCAAGGGCGCCGCACAGAAGACCGACGTGGTGCAGCTCGACGCCGAGGTGGTCGACTACGCCGAAGAGCGCGACCAGTACATCGTGAGCGTGCGTTTCCACGGCCTGATCCGCGAAGAGTCGGAGCAGGCGGCCGAGCCCTTCGACGAGGTCTGGCACCTCGTCAAGCCGACCGACGGCAGCCGCGAGTGGGCCATCGCGGGCATCGCGCAACGCGAAGCCTCGGCCTGA
- a CDS encoding peptidylprolyl isomerase encodes MRNLKSGLLLIGAASLLALGACNAGKDDKPAAANTGPAEATVNGVAISQGQVDQVIKQRANGQPVPPEARKALVDSLVLQAVVAQEAVKQGLDKSPEYLNQMETVRQSALANAYVEDWIKKNPVTDEALKAEYDRLKASAAGTEYKARHILVEKEADAKAIIATLKKTPAAFEKLAKEKSKDTGSKATGGDLGWFNAQQMVPEFSAALAKLEKGKITEEPVKTQFGYHVIQLDDSRAIAPPALETVKPQLSQQLQQQNMRKQIDALKAAAKIELASAASAPAAAAPAASAASK; translated from the coding sequence ATGCGTAACCTCAAATCCGGCCTCCTGCTGATCGGCGCCGCTTCCCTGCTGGCGCTCGGCGCCTGCAACGCCGGCAAGGACGACAAGCCCGCTGCCGCCAACACCGGCCCGGCCGAAGCCACCGTCAACGGCGTCGCCATCTCGCAAGGGCAGGTCGACCAGGTCATCAAGCAGCGCGCCAACGGCCAGCCCGTGCCGCCCGAAGCCCGCAAGGCGCTGGTCGACAGCCTCGTGCTGCAGGCCGTGGTGGCGCAAGAGGCGGTGAAGCAGGGCCTCGACAAATCGCCCGAGTACCTGAACCAGATGGAAACCGTGCGCCAGTCGGCCCTGGCCAACGCCTACGTCGAAGACTGGATCAAGAAGAACCCCGTCACCGACGAAGCCCTGAAGGCCGAGTACGACCGCCTCAAGGCCTCGGCCGCCGGCACCGAATACAAGGCACGCCACATCCTGGTCGAGAAGGAGGCCGATGCCAAGGCCATCATCGCCACGCTCAAGAAGACGCCCGCCGCTTTCGAGAAGCTCGCCAAGGAGAAGAGCAAGGACACCGGCTCCAAGGCCACCGGCGGTGACCTCGGCTGGTTCAACGCGCAGCAGATGGTGCCCGAGTTCAGCGCCGCGCTGGCCAAGCTCGAGAAGGGCAAGATCACGGAAGAGCCGGTGAAGACGCAGTTCGGCTACCACGTGATCCAGCTCGACGACTCGCGTGCCATCGCGCCGCCTGCGCTCGAGACGGTCAAGCCCCAGCTCAGCCAGCAGCTTCAGCAGCAGAACATGCGCAAGCAGATCGACGCGCTCAAGGCCGCAGCCAAGATCGAGCTGGCCTCTGCGGCGTCGGCTCCGGCCGCTGCGGCACCTGCAGCCTCTGCCGCCTCGAAGTAA
- a CDS encoding CinA family protein, protein MGLPELFALGERIGDRLIARGETIAIAESSAGGLISAALLSRAGASGYYLGGAVVYTRRAFRRFTTLTADDMAGLRSSTVPYAKLMAHHQRERFRASWGLAETGAAGPEGNPYGDPAGHSCLAVDGPVPLDRLLRTGSDARAANMLSFAMAALELLDEALAAAAPSP, encoded by the coding sequence ATGGGCCTTCCCGAGCTCTTCGCCCTGGGCGAACGCATCGGCGACCGGCTCATCGCCCGCGGCGAGACCATCGCCATCGCCGAGTCGTCGGCGGGTGGGCTCATCTCCGCGGCGCTGCTGTCGCGGGCCGGTGCCTCCGGCTACTACCTCGGCGGCGCGGTGGTCTACACGCGCCGCGCCTTCCGCCGCTTCACCACGCTGACGGCGGACGACATGGCCGGGCTGCGCTCATCCACCGTGCCCTACGCCAAACTCATGGCGCACCACCAGCGCGAGCGCTTCCGCGCCAGCTGGGGCCTCGCCGAAACCGGCGCGGCCGGCCCCGAGGGCAACCCCTACGGCGACCCGGCCGGCCACAGCTGCCTGGCCGTCGATGGCCCGGTCCCCCTCGACCGGCTGCTGCGCACCGGCAGCGACGCACGCGCCGCCAACATGCTGAGCTTTGCGATGGCCGCGCTCGAGTTGCTCGACGAAGCCCTGGCCGCCGCCGCGCCCAGCCCCTGA
- the katG gene encoding catalase/peroxidase HPI yields the protein MSTEAKCPFSGAPQQPPQRKHTAAGAKGNRDWWPDQLNLAILHLHSAKANPMGEQFKYAEAFKTLDLDAVVQDLHALMTDSQDWWPADYGHYGPFFIRMAWHSAGTYRVQDGRGGAGTGAQRFAPLNSWPDNGNLDKARRLLWPIKQKYGKKLSWADLMILAGNVALESMGFKTFGFAGGRADIWEPETDIYWGPETTWLGDERYAGDRDLANPLAAVQMGLIYVNPEGPNGKPDPLASARDIRETFKRMAMNDEETVALVAGGHTFGKAHGAGDAKHVGCDPEGGAVEDQGLGWKNTFGNGMGVYTITSGIEGAWTPTPTKWDNSYFETLFGYEWELTKSPAGAHQWRPKGGAGAGTVPDAHDPSKRHAPMMTTADLALRVDPAYEKISRRFLQHPDQLADAFARAWYKLTHRDMGPRSRYLGKLVPKEVLLWQDPVPEVDHPLVDDQDVAALKAQVLASGLSVSQLVTTAWASASTFRGGDKRGGANGARIRLAPQKEWEANQPAELGEVLAKLEAVRKAFNDSQKGGKKISLADLIVLAGTAAVEAAAKKAGVDITVPFTPGRTDASQEQTDVDSMQYLEPIADGFRNYVKKGHGLEASVAELLIDKAQLLTLSAPEMTALVGGLRMLGANHGQSKHGVFTAQADTLSNDFFVNLLDMRTQWARAEGSEGVLEGRDRKTGQLKWTATAVDLVFGSNAQLRALSEVYASADDGQQVLVRDFARAWVKVMNLDRYDLL from the coding sequence ATGTCCACCGAAGCCAAATGCCCGTTCTCGGGCGCTCCACAACAGCCACCGCAACGCAAGCACACCGCCGCCGGTGCCAAGGGCAACCGCGACTGGTGGCCCGACCAGCTCAACCTCGCCATCCTTCACCTGCACTCGGCGAAGGCCAACCCGATGGGCGAGCAGTTCAAGTACGCCGAGGCATTCAAGACCCTCGACCTCGACGCCGTCGTCCAGGACCTCCACGCCCTGATGACCGACTCGCAGGACTGGTGGCCCGCCGACTACGGCCACTACGGCCCCTTCTTCATCCGCATGGCCTGGCACTCGGCCGGCACCTACCGCGTGCAAGACGGCCGCGGCGGCGCCGGCACCGGCGCGCAGCGCTTCGCGCCGCTCAACAGCTGGCCCGACAACGGCAACCTCGACAAGGCCCGCCGCCTGCTGTGGCCCATCAAGCAGAAGTACGGCAAGAAACTCTCGTGGGCCGACCTGATGATCCTCGCCGGCAACGTGGCGCTGGAGTCGATGGGCTTCAAGACCTTCGGCTTCGCCGGCGGCCGCGCCGACATCTGGGAGCCCGAGACCGACATCTACTGGGGCCCCGAGACCACCTGGCTCGGTGACGAGCGCTACGCCGGCGACCGCGATCTCGCCAACCCGCTGGCCGCCGTGCAGATGGGCCTCATCTACGTCAACCCCGAAGGCCCCAACGGCAAGCCCGACCCGCTCGCGTCGGCGCGCGACATCCGCGAGACCTTCAAACGCATGGCGATGAACGACGAAGAGACCGTCGCCCTCGTGGCTGGCGGCCACACCTTCGGCAAGGCCCACGGCGCGGGCGACGCCAAGCACGTGGGCTGCGACCCCGAAGGCGGCGCCGTCGAAGACCAGGGCCTCGGCTGGAAGAACACTTTCGGCAACGGCATGGGCGTCTACACCATCACGAGCGGCATCGAAGGCGCGTGGACGCCCACGCCCACCAAGTGGGACAACAGCTACTTCGAGACCCTCTTCGGCTACGAGTGGGAGCTGACCAAGAGCCCTGCCGGTGCCCACCAGTGGCGCCCCAAGGGCGGCGCCGGGGCTGGCACCGTGCCCGATGCGCACGACCCCAGCAAGCGCCACGCGCCGATGATGACCACCGCCGACCTCGCGCTGCGCGTCGACCCCGCCTACGAGAAGATCTCGCGTCGCTTCTTGCAGCACCCCGACCAGCTCGCCGACGCCTTCGCCCGCGCCTGGTACAAGCTCACCCACCGCGACATGGGCCCGCGCTCGCGCTACCTCGGCAAGCTCGTGCCGAAGGAAGTGCTGTTGTGGCAAGACCCGGTGCCCGAGGTCGACCACCCGCTGGTCGACGACCAGGACGTGGCCGCCCTCAAGGCCCAGGTGCTCGCCTCGGGCCTGAGCGTCTCGCAGCTCGTGACGACCGCCTGGGCCTCGGCCTCCACCTTCCGCGGCGGCGACAAGCGCGGCGGTGCCAACGGTGCGCGCATCCGCCTCGCGCCGCAGAAGGAGTGGGAGGCGAACCAGCCCGCCGAACTCGGCGAGGTGCTCGCCAAGCTCGAAGCCGTGCGCAAGGCGTTCAACGATTCTCAGAAAGGCGGCAAGAAGATCTCGCTCGCCGACCTCATCGTGCTCGCCGGCACCGCGGCCGTCGAAGCCGCCGCGAAGAAGGCCGGTGTCGACATCACCGTGCCCTTCACACCCGGCCGCACCGATGCGTCGCAAGAGCAGACCGACGTCGACTCGATGCAGTACCTCGAGCCCATCGCCGATGGCTTTCGCAACTACGTGAAGAAGGGCCATGGCCTCGAAGCCTCGGTGGCCGAGCTGCTGATCGACAAGGCCCAGCTGCTCACCCTGAGCGCCCCCGAGATGACGGCGCTCGTGGGTGGGCTGCGCATGCTCGGGGCCAACCACGGGCAGTCGAAGCACGGCGTCTTCACTGCCCAGGCCGACACCTTGAGCAACGACTTCTTCGTCAACCTGCTCGACATGCGCACCCAGTGGGCGCGCGCCGAGGGCAGCGAGGGCGTGCTCGAAGGCCGCGACCGCAAGACCGGCCAGCTCAAGTGGACGGCCACCGCCGTCGACCTCGTGTTCGGCTCCAACGCGCAGCTGCGCGCGCTGTCGGAGGTCTACGCGTCGGCCGACGACGGCCAGCAGGTGCTGGTGCGCGATTTCGCGCGCGCCTGGGTCAAGGTGATGAACCTCGACCGCTACGACCTGCTGTGA
- a CDS encoding DUF1328 domain-containing protein, giving the protein MLKWAIIFFIISLVAGLFGFTGVASGSRKIAKVLFAIALVIFLIVLIFGVLLGTLVF; this is encoded by the coding sequence ATGCTCAAGTGGGCCATCATCTTCTTCATCATCTCCCTCGTCGCCGGCCTCTTCGGCTTCACGGGCGTCGCGTCGGGCTCGCGCAAGATCGCGAAGGTGCTCTTCGCGATCGCGCTGGTGATCTTCCTGATCGTGCTGATCTTCGGGGTCTTGCTGGGCACGCTGGTCTTCTGA
- a CDS encoding N-6 DNA methylase, whose amino-acid sequence MAIKKSELYSSLWASCDELRGGMDASQYKDYVLALLFIKYISDKYAHAPISPITIPKGASFNDMVALKGRPDIGDLINKQIVQPLETENRIRIKANFNDPALLGQGKEMVERLGNLIAIFENPALDFSKNRAEGDDILGDAYEYLMRHFATESGKSKGQFYTPAEVSRVVASVLGIAGANTTNKTTVYDPTCGSGSLLLKVGEAASANVTLYGQEKDEATSGLAQMNMVLHNKPGARIEQGNTLTDPKFLDGEGLKTFDYVVANPPFSDKRWSTGITDPLTERFERFTTYGVPPAKQGDYAYLLHIVRSLKSSGTAACILPHGVLFRGNAEADIRRNLVRRGLIKGLIGLPANLFYGTGIPAVIVVIDKSAAASRRAIFMIDASQGYLKDGPKNRLRERDIHRIVDTFARQDESDPRYARLVGFDEIERHDFNLNLPRYIDSAQAEDRQDIEGHLRGGIPVADVEALGRYWAVCPQLRATLFRPNREGYVDLAVAPAAIKPTIHEHPEFKAFIAQMNTHFAAWRDQTAAVLKTLQPGFHPKELIVRMSESALSCYWDRPLIDPYAVYQHVMDHWAETMQDDCYLIAAEGWRAETHRVIEVKKGKDGKPGKQIDKGWACDLVPKRYLVARYFAAEQAAIDGLSAELEAVLAQITELEEEHGGEEAVFSSFDKVNAASVKERLREIGDDADAAEEVRVLAEWQRLAARAAKLKKQLAERETALDDAVYARYPTLSEAEVKVLVVDDKWMAALDAAVHGEMDRVSQALTQRVKELADRYGTALPQMVERVDEFDAKVAKHLAAMGFSWK is encoded by the coding sequence ATGGCCATCAAGAAATCCGAGCTGTACTCTTCCCTTTGGGCCTCTTGCGACGAGCTGCGTGGCGGCATGGACGCCAGCCAGTACAAGGATTACGTGCTGGCCCTGCTGTTCATCAAGTACATCAGCGACAAGTACGCCCACGCGCCCATCTCGCCCATCACCATCCCCAAGGGCGCGAGCTTCAACGACATGGTGGCCCTGAAAGGCCGCCCCGACATCGGCGACCTGATCAACAAGCAGATCGTCCAGCCGCTGGAGACGGAGAACCGCATCCGCATCAAGGCCAACTTCAACGACCCGGCCCTGCTTGGCCAGGGCAAGGAGATGGTCGAACGGCTGGGCAACCTGATTGCCATTTTCGAGAACCCGGCGCTCGACTTCAGCAAGAACCGTGCGGAGGGTGACGACATCTTGGGTGATGCGTATGAGTACCTCATGCGCCACTTCGCCACCGAGAGCGGCAAGAGCAAAGGGCAGTTCTACACGCCAGCCGAAGTGAGCCGCGTGGTGGCCAGCGTGTTGGGCATCGCAGGCGCCAACACCACCAACAAAACCACCGTCTACGACCCGACCTGTGGCTCGGGGTCGCTCTTGCTCAAGGTGGGTGAGGCGGCCAGCGCCAACGTCACGCTCTACGGCCAAGAGAAAGACGAAGCCACCAGCGGCCTGGCGCAGATGAACATGGTCTTGCACAACAAGCCCGGCGCCAGGATCGAGCAAGGCAACACCCTCACCGACCCCAAGTTCCTCGACGGTGAGGGCCTCAAGACCTTCGACTACGTGGTGGCCAACCCGCCGTTTTCAGACAAGCGCTGGAGCACCGGCATCACCGATCCGCTCACCGAGCGTTTCGAGCGCTTCACGACCTACGGTGTACCGCCCGCCAAGCAGGGCGACTACGCCTACCTGCTGCACATCGTGCGCTCGCTCAAAAGCAGCGGCACGGCGGCCTGCATCCTGCCGCACGGCGTGCTGTTCCGCGGCAACGCCGAGGCCGACATCCGCCGGAACCTCGTGCGCCGTGGGCTCATCAAGGGCCTGATCGGCCTGCCGGCCAACCTTTTCTACGGCACCGGCATCCCGGCCGTCATCGTCGTCATCGACAAGAGCGCTGCGGCCTCGCGACGCGCCATCTTCATGATCGACGCCAGCCAGGGCTACCTCAAGGACGGCCCCAAGAACCGCCTGCGCGAGCGCGACATCCACCGCATCGTCGACACCTTCGCCCGGCAGGACGAGAGCGACCCGCGCTACGCCCGCCTGGTGGGCTTCGACGAGATCGAGCGCCACGATTTCAACCTCAACCTGCCGCGCTACATCGACAGCGCCCAGGCCGAGGACCGGCAAGACATCGAAGGCCACCTGCGCGGCGGCATTCCCGTGGCGGATGTGGAGGCCCTCGGTCGCTACTGGGCCGTGTGCCCGCAGCTCCGGGCCACGCTCTTCCGCCCCAACCGCGAGGGTTATGTCGACCTCGCCGTGGCGCCGGCCGCCATCAAGCCGACCATCCACGAGCACCCGGAGTTCAAGGCCTTCATCGCGCAGATGAACACCCACTTTGCCGCGTGGCGCGATCAGACCGCGGCCGTGCTCAAGACGCTGCAGCCCGGCTTTCACCCCAAGGAGCTGATCGTGCGCATGTCGGAAAGCGCGCTCAGCTGCTACTGGGACCGGCCGCTGATCGACCCCTATGCCGTCTACCAGCACGTGATGGACCACTGGGCCGAGACCATGCAGGACGACTGCTACCTCATCGCCGCCGAGGGCTGGCGCGCCGAGACGCACCGCGTGATCGAGGTGAAGAAGGGCAAGGATGGCAAGCCCGGCAAGCAGATCGACAAGGGCTGGGCCTGTGACCTCGTGCCCAAGCGCTACCTCGTGGCGCGCTACTTCGCGGCCGAGCAGGCCGCCATCGATGGCCTGAGCGCCGAGCTGGAAGCGGTGCTTGCGCAGATCACCGAGCTGGAAGAAGAGCACGGTGGTGAGGAGGCGGTGTTTTCAAGCTTCGACAAGGTCAACGCCGCCAGCGTGAAAGAGCGGTTGCGCGAGATCGGCGATGACGCTGACGCTGCCGAGGAGGTGCGTGTGCTCGCCGAATGGCAGCGGCTGGCGGCGCGGGCGGCGAAGCTGAAGAAGCAACTGGCCGAGCGTGAGACGGCACTGGATGACGCGGTCTATGCGCGCTACCCGACGCTCAGCGAAGCCGAGGTGAAGGTGCTGGTGGTGGATGACAAATGGATGGCGGCGCTCGATGCGGCGGTGCATGGCGAGATGGATCGGGTGAGTCAGGCGCTGACGCAGCGTGTCAAGGAGCTGGCGGATCGGTATGGCACGGCGTTGCCGCAGATGGTGGAGCGTGTGGACGAGTTCGACGCCAAAGTGGCGAAGCACTTGGCGGCGATGGGGTTCTCATGGAAGTGA
- a CDS encoding restriction endonuclease subunit S has protein sequence MEVREPSVRCRALPKLRQTELGVFPDDWAIVPLTEFYRFQNGVNADRTAYGKGVPFVNVLEVITHGRLLDSRIPGRVELPESVLANFALRFGDVLFNRTSETQEEVGLASVFAGDAATVFGGFVIRGIPRNSRLKPNFASYVLRSPAVRAQIIARGQGAVRANVGQADLATIKVPLPDPDEQEAIAKALSDADVLIESLEQLIAKKRQIKQGAMQELFAPYRGGKWPVVPLRENLFAAPDYGINAPAVPFSDRLPTYLRITDITEDGRFAAWSRVSVQRVNAERYYLGDGDAVFARTGASVGKSYLYRESDGPLVFAGFLIRVRVDPTKLVPAFFLYFAQTGPYWDWIRLMSMRSGQPGVNGQQFSEMPVPMPCLREQAAIAQTLSDMDAELTALEARLAKARALKQGMAQALLTGRIRLV, from the coding sequence ATGGAAGTGAGGGAGCCGAGTGTGCGGTGCCGCGCGCTGCCCAAGCTGCGCCAGACGGAGTTGGGTGTTTTTCCAGATGACTGGGCCATCGTTCCGCTGACGGAGTTTTATCGTTTCCAGAACGGGGTCAATGCGGATCGAACTGCGTATGGAAAGGGCGTTCCTTTTGTGAATGTTCTCGAAGTCATCACGCATGGAAGACTGCTGGATTCCCGTATCCCAGGGCGTGTTGAATTGCCAGAGTCTGTTCTGGCCAACTTTGCCTTGCGCTTCGGCGATGTGCTATTCAACCGCACTTCCGAGACTCAAGAAGAAGTAGGTCTGGCTTCAGTTTTTGCAGGGGATGCTGCGACTGTGTTTGGTGGCTTCGTGATTCGAGGCATTCCTCGCAACAGCCGTCTGAAGCCAAACTTTGCGTCTTACGTCCTCAGATCACCCGCAGTAAGGGCGCAGATCATCGCGCGTGGGCAAGGTGCAGTGCGAGCGAATGTTGGGCAAGCTGATCTCGCAACAATCAAGGTGCCACTCCCGGATCCTGATGAGCAAGAAGCCATCGCCAAAGCCCTGAGCGATGCCGACGTCCTGATCGAATCACTGGAGCAACTGATCGCCAAGAAGCGCCAGATCAAGCAAGGTGCGATGCAGGAATTGTTTGCTCCTTACCGCGGCGGCAAGTGGCCTGTGGTGCCGCTTCGCGAGAACTTATTTGCTGCTCCCGACTACGGTATCAATGCACCTGCCGTGCCCTTCTCAGATCGGCTACCGACTTATTTGCGAATTACAGACATCACCGAGGATGGAAGGTTCGCGGCGTGGTCTCGTGTGTCCGTTCAACGTGTGAATGCTGAGCGCTATTACCTCGGTGACGGGGATGCTGTTTTTGCACGGACTGGTGCCAGTGTTGGAAAGTCGTATCTCTATCGGGAGTCGGACGGTCCTCTCGTGTTTGCTGGCTTTCTGATTCGTGTGCGAGTCGATCCAACGAAACTTGTGCCGGCTTTCTTTTTGTATTTCGCGCAAACGGGGCCGTACTGGGATTGGATACGCCTTATGTCGATGCGTAGTGGGCAACCCGGCGTCAATGGCCAGCAGTTTTCCGAAATGCCTGTGCCGATGCCTTGCCTGCGAGAACAAGCCGCCATCGCCCAAACCCTCTCCGACATGGACGCCGAACTCACCGCCCTCGAAGCCCGCCTCGCCAAGGCCCGCGCGCTCAAGCAGGGCATGGCCCAGGCGCTGCTGACCGGGCGCATCCGGCTGGTGTGA
- a CDS encoding ATP-binding protein: MFAHPRTALADELVVALQGRATFGDAHNGLFLAAPRRTGKTTFLRGDLSPALERAGAVVVYVDLWAHMARDPAALIAEAIARALQPHLGLLAKTAKKAALDKLGLGNWLQIDVTKIGRVDGLTLADALRVLHEAAGKPVALIIDEAQHALTSEAGENAMSALKSARDQLNRPGEVNLMLVMSGSDRDKLLRLVNTSGSPFYGSQIQRMPPLDADFIAHIVQLIEAQRPDLRPVDAQMLLAAFEGFGNRPQFFMEALGQKLSPLAVLPGRFEPAMLEAAKQRQHDDEAQMESDYVGLKPTEQAVLWRMLEQGPRFRPYDAEALKFYREKVGRAVSVAQAQKALEALRQRTPALVWKSARGEYAVEDAAMHRWHETLAEAGQWPPSAPQGALQLEDE; this comes from the coding sequence ATGTTCGCCCACCCCCGCACCGCCTTGGCCGATGAACTGGTGGTGGCCCTGCAGGGCCGGGCCACCTTCGGCGACGCACACAACGGTCTCTTCCTCGCCGCCCCGCGCCGCACGGGCAAGACGACCTTCTTGCGCGGCGACCTGAGCCCGGCGCTGGAGCGTGCGGGAGCCGTGGTCGTGTACGTGGACCTGTGGGCCCACATGGCGCGCGACCCGGCGGCGCTGATCGCCGAGGCCATCGCCCGCGCCTTGCAGCCCCACCTGGGCCTGCTGGCCAAGACGGCCAAGAAGGCCGCGCTCGACAAGCTGGGCTTGGGCAACTGGCTGCAGATCGACGTCACCAAGATCGGCCGTGTCGATGGCCTCACCCTGGCCGATGCCTTGCGCGTATTGCATGAGGCTGCAGGCAAGCCGGTGGCGCTGATCATCGACGAGGCGCAGCACGCCCTCACCAGCGAGGCCGGTGAAAACGCGATGTCGGCGCTCAAGTCGGCACGCGACCAGCTCAACCGGCCGGGGGAGGTGAACCTGATGCTGGTGATGTCGGGCTCCGATCGCGACAAGCTGCTGCGCCTGGTCAACACCAGCGGTTCGCCTTTCTATGGTTCGCAGATCCAGCGCATGCCGCCGCTCGATGCCGACTTCATCGCCCACATCGTGCAATTGATCGAAGCCCAGCGGCCCGACCTGCGGCCGGTGGATGCGCAGATGCTGCTCGCGGCGTTTGAGGGCTTCGGCAACCGCCCGCAGTTCTTCATGGAGGCGCTGGGCCAGAAGCTGAGCCCGCTGGCCGTGTTGCCGGGCCGCTTTGAGCCGGCCATGCTGGAGGCCGCCAAGCAGCGCCAGCATGACGACGAAGCGCAGATGGAGTCTGACTACGTGGGCTTGAAGCCCACCGAGCAGGCGGTGCTGTGGCGCATGCTGGAGCAGGGCCCGCGCTTTCGCCCGTATGACGCAGAGGCGCTGAAGTTCTACCGCGAGAAGGTGGGCCGTGCGGTGAGCGTGGCGCAGGCACAGAAGGCACTCGAAGCCTTGCGGCAGCGCACCCCCGCACTGGTCTGGAAATCGGCCCGTGGCGAATACGCGGTGGAAGATGCCGCCATGCACCGCTGGCACGAAACCCTGGCCGAAGCCGGGCAGTGGCCGCCCAGTGCCCCGCAGGGCGCGCTGCAGCTCGAAGACGAATAG